GGACAACGAGCTCGACCGCACCCGAGCGGTGCTGCGCAAGCTCGCCTGACCGCGCTTGGCCACATGGCCCCGGCATCAGACCAGCGATTTGAGCAGTGCTCGGGTGCGCATCCGGGTTTCGTCGTCGAGGCCGAACTCGACGGGGGTGAAATCGGTGGTGCCGGCGTCGGCGAAGGACTGGATGCCGGCCCGCGCTGCCTCTTCGTCACCCACGATGGCCACGCCCTCGGGGCCGTCGACGCCCTCGACGTCCATCACGCCCCGGTAGCTCGGCAAGTCGTTGTAGTTACCGAGGACCGCAGCGATGAGCCCGCGCACCTCATCAGGCTTGTCGGTGACGCACACCGGCACGCCCGCCACGATCCGGCCCGGCTGGCGGCCCGCCTCGGCAGCAGCTTTCGCCATGGCCGGCACGACGAGGGTCTCGATGGTGCGGGGCCCGCTGAGCCACAGGACGTTCCCGTTCGTTCGGCCGCCGGCCAGCTCCAGCATCCGCGGCCCCATGGCGGCGAGCAGCACCTGGGGCGTGGGCACGTCGGACGGCCCGCCCACCTGCGCCGCGAAGCCCGACCAGATCTCACCTGTCGCGTCGACCGCTCGGTCCTGCAGCGCGGGCAGCAGCACGTCGAGGTACTCCTCCATGTGTTTGGCCGGGCGGGCGAACGGGACGCGCAGCCGCTCCTCGATGGTCGACTTGTGCGCCAGGCCGATGCCGAGCAGGACGCGTCCCTTGGCCATGTCGGACACCGTGAGTGCCTGCGCCGCGAGCATCAGCGGGTGCCGCTGCCACGTGGCGATCACCGCCGTGCCCAGCTCAACGGTGGTGGTCGCCAGCCCGACCGCCCCGAGCACCGTCAACGCGTCGGGGATGGCGAGCTGCGCCAGCCAGTACGAGGAGAAACCGTCCCGCTCCGCCTCGACCGCGTGGTCGACGATCTCCGAGACCGGGCGGTTGAGGGCGATGAGGCTCGATCCATTGATCCCGATATGCATGGCAACATCATGCCATAGAGTGAAACTCAATCAAAGGGCGGTAAATAGATTGACTGACCCTCTAATCGAATGGTCC
This is a stretch of genomic DNA from Acidimicrobiales bacterium. It encodes these proteins:
- a CDS encoding TIGR03564 family F420-dependent LLM class oxidoreductase produces the protein MHIGINGSSLIALNRPVSEIVDHAVEAERDGFSSYWLAQLAIPDALTVLGAVGLATTTVELGTAVIATWQRHPLMLAAQALTVSDMAKGRVLLGIGLAHKSTIEERLRVPFARPAKHMEEYLDVLLPALQDRAVDATGEIWSGFAAQVGGPSDVPTPQVLLAAMGPRMLELAGGRTNGNVLWLSGPRTIETLVVPAMAKAAAEAGRQPGRIVAGVPVCVTDKPDEVRGLIAAVLGNYNDLPSYRGVMDVEGVDGPEGVAIVGDEEAARAGIQSFADAGTTDFTPVEFGLDDETRMRTRALLKSLV